A region from the Pelodiscus sinensis isolate JC-2024 chromosome 11, ASM4963464v1, whole genome shotgun sequence genome encodes:
- the WNT5A gene encoding protein Wnt-5a isoform X5, translating into MASKYLIVVLAIFSSFAQVVIEASSWWSLGMNHMNPMNPVQMSEVYIIGAQPLCSQLAGLSQGQKKLCHLYQDHMQYIGEGAKTGIKECQYQFRHRRWNCSTVDNNSVFGRVMQIGSRETAFTYAVSAAGVVNAMSRACREGELSSCGCSRAARPKDLPRDWLWGGCGDNIEYGYRFAKEFVDARERERIYQKGSYESARILMNLHNNEAGRRTVYNLADVACKCHGVSGSCSLKTCWLQLADFRKVGDALKEKYDSAAAMKLNSRGKLVQVNSRFNTPTIHDLVYIDPSPDYCVRNESTGSLGTQGRLCNKTSEGMDGCELMCCGRGYDQFKTVQTERCHCKFHWCCYVKCKKCTEIVDQFVCK; encoded by the exons ATGGCTTCCAAGTACCTCATAGTGGTTCTGGCCATTTTCTCCTCATTCGCCCAGGTTGTAATAGAAGCCAGCTCTTGGTG GTCTTTAGGAATGAATCATATGAATCCTATGAACCCTGTTCAGATGTCAGAGGTATATATAATAGGAGCACAGCCACTATGTAGTCAATTAGCAGGACTTTCCCAAGGACAAAAGAAACTCTGCCACTTGTATCAGGACCACATGCAGTATATTGGAGAGGGGGCAAAGACGGGCATTAAGGAATGCCAGTATCAGTTCAGACACAGAAGATGGAATTGCAGCACTGTGGACAACAACTCTGTTTTTGGCAGAGTCATGCAGATAG GCAGTAGGGAGACTGCCTTTACTTATGCAGTCAGTGCTGCAGGGGTGGTTAATGCAATGAGCCGTGCCTGCCGAGAGGGGGAGCTCTCCTCCTGTGGCTGCAGCCGAGCAGCCAGGCCCAAAGATTTACCCCGGGactggctgtggggtggctgtggggatAACATCGAATACGGCTATCGCTTCGCCAAGGAATTTGTGGATGCTCGGGAGCGTGAGAGAATTTATCAGAAAGGCTCTTACGAGAGTGCTAGAATTTTGATGAACCTGCATAACAACGAGGCTGGAAGACGA ACTGTGTATAACTTGGCGGATGTGGCTTGTAAGTGTCATGGGGTGTCTGGCTCCTGCAGCCTGAAGACCTGTTGGCTGCAGCTGGCCGATTTCCGCAAGGTGGGCGATGCCCTGAAGGAGAAATATGATAGCGCTGCTGCCATGAAACTCAATAGCCGGGGCAAGCTGGTGCAAGTGAACAGCCGTTTCAACACGCCCACCATCCATGACCTGGTCTACATTGACCCTAGCCCCGACTATTGTGTCCGAAATGAGAGTACTGGCTCCCTGGGCACCCAGGGCCGCCTCTGCAATAAGACTTCAGAGGGTATGGATGGCTGCGAACTCATGTGCTGTGGTCGGGGGTACGACCAGTTCAAGACAGTGCAGACAGAGCGCTGCCACTGCAAGTTCCACTGGTGCTGCTATGTGAAATGCAAGAAGTGCACAGAGATTGTGGACCAGTTCGTGTGCAAATAG
- the WNT5A gene encoding protein Wnt-5a isoform X2 has protein sequence MGLVWKQLPKWPIKKSIGILVQGSALGTVGSTMASKYLIVVLAIFSSFAQVVIEASSWWSLGMNHMNPMNPVQMSEVYIIGAQPLCSQLAGLSQGQKKLCHLYQDHMQYIGEGAKTGIKECQYQFRHRRWNCSTVDNNSVFGRVMQIGSRETAFTYAVSAAGVVNAMSRACREGELSSCGCSRAARPKDLPRDWLWGGCGDNIEYGYRFAKEFVDARERERIYQKGSYESARILMNLHNNEAGRRTVYNLADVACKCHGVSGSCSLKTCWLQLADFRKVGDALKEKYDSAAAMKLNSRGKLVQVNSRFNTPTIHDLVYIDPSPDYCVRNESTGSLGTQGRLCNKTSEGMDGCELMCCGRGYDQFKTVQTERCHCKFHWCCYVKCKKCTEIVDQFVCK, from the exons ATGGGTCTCGTCTGGAAGCAGCTCCCAAAATGGCCCATAAAG AAATCCATTGGAATATTAGTCCAAGGAAGTGCTTTGGGGACAGTTGGCAGTACAATGGCTTCCAAGTACCTCATAGTGGTTCTGGCCATTTTCTCCTCATTCGCCCAGGTTGTAATAGAAGCCAGCTCTTGGTG GTCTTTAGGAATGAATCATATGAATCCTATGAACCCTGTTCAGATGTCAGAGGTATATATAATAGGAGCACAGCCACTATGTAGTCAATTAGCAGGACTTTCCCAAGGACAAAAGAAACTCTGCCACTTGTATCAGGACCACATGCAGTATATTGGAGAGGGGGCAAAGACGGGCATTAAGGAATGCCAGTATCAGTTCAGACACAGAAGATGGAATTGCAGCACTGTGGACAACAACTCTGTTTTTGGCAGAGTCATGCAGATAG GCAGTAGGGAGACTGCCTTTACTTATGCAGTCAGTGCTGCAGGGGTGGTTAATGCAATGAGCCGTGCCTGCCGAGAGGGGGAGCTCTCCTCCTGTGGCTGCAGCCGAGCAGCCAGGCCCAAAGATTTACCCCGGGactggctgtggggtggctgtggggatAACATCGAATACGGCTATCGCTTCGCCAAGGAATTTGTGGATGCTCGGGAGCGTGAGAGAATTTATCAGAAAGGCTCTTACGAGAGTGCTAGAATTTTGATGAACCTGCATAACAACGAGGCTGGAAGACGA ACTGTGTATAACTTGGCGGATGTGGCTTGTAAGTGTCATGGGGTGTCTGGCTCCTGCAGCCTGAAGACCTGTTGGCTGCAGCTGGCCGATTTCCGCAAGGTGGGCGATGCCCTGAAGGAGAAATATGATAGCGCTGCTGCCATGAAACTCAATAGCCGGGGCAAGCTGGTGCAAGTGAACAGCCGTTTCAACACGCCCACCATCCATGACCTGGTCTACATTGACCCTAGCCCCGACTATTGTGTCCGAAATGAGAGTACTGGCTCCCTGGGCACCCAGGGCCGCCTCTGCAATAAGACTTCAGAGGGTATGGATGGCTGCGAACTCATGTGCTGTGGTCGGGGGTACGACCAGTTCAAGACAGTGCAGACAGAGCGCTGCCACTGCAAGTTCCACTGGTGCTGCTATGTGAAATGCAAGAAGTGCACAGAGATTGTGGACCAGTTCGTGTGCAAATAG
- the WNT5A gene encoding protein Wnt-5a isoform X4, whose amino-acid sequence MRKSIGILVQGSALGTVGSTMASKYLIVVLAIFSSFAQVVIEASSWWSLGMNHMNPMNPVQMSEVYIIGAQPLCSQLAGLSQGQKKLCHLYQDHMQYIGEGAKTGIKECQYQFRHRRWNCSTVDNNSVFGRVMQIGSRETAFTYAVSAAGVVNAMSRACREGELSSCGCSRAARPKDLPRDWLWGGCGDNIEYGYRFAKEFVDARERERIYQKGSYESARILMNLHNNEAGRRTVYNLADVACKCHGVSGSCSLKTCWLQLADFRKVGDALKEKYDSAAAMKLNSRGKLVQVNSRFNTPTIHDLVYIDPSPDYCVRNESTGSLGTQGRLCNKTSEGMDGCELMCCGRGYDQFKTVQTERCHCKFHWCCYVKCKKCTEIVDQFVCK is encoded by the exons ATGAGG AAATCCATTGGAATATTAGTCCAAGGAAGTGCTTTGGGGACAGTTGGCAGTACAATGGCTTCCAAGTACCTCATAGTGGTTCTGGCCATTTTCTCCTCATTCGCCCAGGTTGTAATAGAAGCCAGCTCTTGGTG GTCTTTAGGAATGAATCATATGAATCCTATGAACCCTGTTCAGATGTCAGAGGTATATATAATAGGAGCACAGCCACTATGTAGTCAATTAGCAGGACTTTCCCAAGGACAAAAGAAACTCTGCCACTTGTATCAGGACCACATGCAGTATATTGGAGAGGGGGCAAAGACGGGCATTAAGGAATGCCAGTATCAGTTCAGACACAGAAGATGGAATTGCAGCACTGTGGACAACAACTCTGTTTTTGGCAGAGTCATGCAGATAG GCAGTAGGGAGACTGCCTTTACTTATGCAGTCAGTGCTGCAGGGGTGGTTAATGCAATGAGCCGTGCCTGCCGAGAGGGGGAGCTCTCCTCCTGTGGCTGCAGCCGAGCAGCCAGGCCCAAAGATTTACCCCGGGactggctgtggggtggctgtggggatAACATCGAATACGGCTATCGCTTCGCCAAGGAATTTGTGGATGCTCGGGAGCGTGAGAGAATTTATCAGAAAGGCTCTTACGAGAGTGCTAGAATTTTGATGAACCTGCATAACAACGAGGCTGGAAGACGA ACTGTGTATAACTTGGCGGATGTGGCTTGTAAGTGTCATGGGGTGTCTGGCTCCTGCAGCCTGAAGACCTGTTGGCTGCAGCTGGCCGATTTCCGCAAGGTGGGCGATGCCCTGAAGGAGAAATATGATAGCGCTGCTGCCATGAAACTCAATAGCCGGGGCAAGCTGGTGCAAGTGAACAGCCGTTTCAACACGCCCACCATCCATGACCTGGTCTACATTGACCCTAGCCCCGACTATTGTGTCCGAAATGAGAGTACTGGCTCCCTGGGCACCCAGGGCCGCCTCTGCAATAAGACTTCAGAGGGTATGGATGGCTGCGAACTCATGTGCTGTGGTCGGGGGTACGACCAGTTCAAGACAGTGCAGACAGAGCGCTGCCACTGCAAGTTCCACTGGTGCTGCTATGTGAAATGCAAGAAGTGCACAGAGATTGTGGACCAGTTCGTGTGCAAATAG
- the WNT5A gene encoding protein Wnt-5a isoform X3 translates to MEKSIGILVQGSALGTVGSTMASKYLIVVLAIFSSFAQVVIEASSWWSLGMNHMNPMNPVQMSEVYIIGAQPLCSQLAGLSQGQKKLCHLYQDHMQYIGEGAKTGIKECQYQFRHRRWNCSTVDNNSVFGRVMQIGSRETAFTYAVSAAGVVNAMSRACREGELSSCGCSRAARPKDLPRDWLWGGCGDNIEYGYRFAKEFVDARERERIYQKGSYESARILMNLHNNEAGRRTVYNLADVACKCHGVSGSCSLKTCWLQLADFRKVGDALKEKYDSAAAMKLNSRGKLVQVNSRFNTPTIHDLVYIDPSPDYCVRNESTGSLGTQGRLCNKTSEGMDGCELMCCGRGYDQFKTVQTERCHCKFHWCCYVKCKKCTEIVDQFVCK, encoded by the exons AAATCCATTGGAATATTAGTCCAAGGAAGTGCTTTGGGGACAGTTGGCAGTACAATGGCTTCCAAGTACCTCATAGTGGTTCTGGCCATTTTCTCCTCATTCGCCCAGGTTGTAATAGAAGCCAGCTCTTGGTG GTCTTTAGGAATGAATCATATGAATCCTATGAACCCTGTTCAGATGTCAGAGGTATATATAATAGGAGCACAGCCACTATGTAGTCAATTAGCAGGACTTTCCCAAGGACAAAAGAAACTCTGCCACTTGTATCAGGACCACATGCAGTATATTGGAGAGGGGGCAAAGACGGGCATTAAGGAATGCCAGTATCAGTTCAGACACAGAAGATGGAATTGCAGCACTGTGGACAACAACTCTGTTTTTGGCAGAGTCATGCAGATAG GCAGTAGGGAGACTGCCTTTACTTATGCAGTCAGTGCTGCAGGGGTGGTTAATGCAATGAGCCGTGCCTGCCGAGAGGGGGAGCTCTCCTCCTGTGGCTGCAGCCGAGCAGCCAGGCCCAAAGATTTACCCCGGGactggctgtggggtggctgtggggatAACATCGAATACGGCTATCGCTTCGCCAAGGAATTTGTGGATGCTCGGGAGCGTGAGAGAATTTATCAGAAAGGCTCTTACGAGAGTGCTAGAATTTTGATGAACCTGCATAACAACGAGGCTGGAAGACGA ACTGTGTATAACTTGGCGGATGTGGCTTGTAAGTGTCATGGGGTGTCTGGCTCCTGCAGCCTGAAGACCTGTTGGCTGCAGCTGGCCGATTTCCGCAAGGTGGGCGATGCCCTGAAGGAGAAATATGATAGCGCTGCTGCCATGAAACTCAATAGCCGGGGCAAGCTGGTGCAAGTGAACAGCCGTTTCAACACGCCCACCATCCATGACCTGGTCTACATTGACCCTAGCCCCGACTATTGTGTCCGAAATGAGAGTACTGGCTCCCTGGGCACCCAGGGCCGCCTCTGCAATAAGACTTCAGAGGGTATGGATGGCTGCGAACTCATGTGCTGTGGTCGGGGGTACGACCAGTTCAAGACAGTGCAGACAGAGCGCTGCCACTGCAAGTTCCACTGGTGCTGCTATGTGAAATGCAAGAAGTGCACAGAGATTGTGGACCAGTTCGTGTGCAAATAG
- the WNT5A gene encoding protein Wnt-5a isoform X1, with amino-acid sequence MPIGRRGVRGSGPLPSPRLCREQEGWKSIGILVQGSALGTVGSTMASKYLIVVLAIFSSFAQVVIEASSWWSLGMNHMNPMNPVQMSEVYIIGAQPLCSQLAGLSQGQKKLCHLYQDHMQYIGEGAKTGIKECQYQFRHRRWNCSTVDNNSVFGRVMQIGSRETAFTYAVSAAGVVNAMSRACREGELSSCGCSRAARPKDLPRDWLWGGCGDNIEYGYRFAKEFVDARERERIYQKGSYESARILMNLHNNEAGRRTVYNLADVACKCHGVSGSCSLKTCWLQLADFRKVGDALKEKYDSAAAMKLNSRGKLVQVNSRFNTPTIHDLVYIDPSPDYCVRNESTGSLGTQGRLCNKTSEGMDGCELMCCGRGYDQFKTVQTERCHCKFHWCCYVKCKKCTEIVDQFVCK; translated from the exons ATGCCAATCGGAAGACGCGGAGTTCGGGGAAGCGGCCCGCTCCCTTCACCTCGCCTGTGCAGGGAGCAGGAAGGCTGG AAATCCATTGGAATATTAGTCCAAGGAAGTGCTTTGGGGACAGTTGGCAGTACAATGGCTTCCAAGTACCTCATAGTGGTTCTGGCCATTTTCTCCTCATTCGCCCAGGTTGTAATAGAAGCCAGCTCTTGGTG GTCTTTAGGAATGAATCATATGAATCCTATGAACCCTGTTCAGATGTCAGAGGTATATATAATAGGAGCACAGCCACTATGTAGTCAATTAGCAGGACTTTCCCAAGGACAAAAGAAACTCTGCCACTTGTATCAGGACCACATGCAGTATATTGGAGAGGGGGCAAAGACGGGCATTAAGGAATGCCAGTATCAGTTCAGACACAGAAGATGGAATTGCAGCACTGTGGACAACAACTCTGTTTTTGGCAGAGTCATGCAGATAG GCAGTAGGGAGACTGCCTTTACTTATGCAGTCAGTGCTGCAGGGGTGGTTAATGCAATGAGCCGTGCCTGCCGAGAGGGGGAGCTCTCCTCCTGTGGCTGCAGCCGAGCAGCCAGGCCCAAAGATTTACCCCGGGactggctgtggggtggctgtggggatAACATCGAATACGGCTATCGCTTCGCCAAGGAATTTGTGGATGCTCGGGAGCGTGAGAGAATTTATCAGAAAGGCTCTTACGAGAGTGCTAGAATTTTGATGAACCTGCATAACAACGAGGCTGGAAGACGA ACTGTGTATAACTTGGCGGATGTGGCTTGTAAGTGTCATGGGGTGTCTGGCTCCTGCAGCCTGAAGACCTGTTGGCTGCAGCTGGCCGATTTCCGCAAGGTGGGCGATGCCCTGAAGGAGAAATATGATAGCGCTGCTGCCATGAAACTCAATAGCCGGGGCAAGCTGGTGCAAGTGAACAGCCGTTTCAACACGCCCACCATCCATGACCTGGTCTACATTGACCCTAGCCCCGACTATTGTGTCCGAAATGAGAGTACTGGCTCCCTGGGCACCCAGGGCCGCCTCTGCAATAAGACTTCAGAGGGTATGGATGGCTGCGAACTCATGTGCTGTGGTCGGGGGTACGACCAGTTCAAGACAGTGCAGACAGAGCGCTGCCACTGCAAGTTCCACTGGTGCTGCTATGTGAAATGCAAGAAGTGCACAGAGATTGTGGACCAGTTCGTGTGCAAATAG